The Brassica napus cultivar Da-Ae chromosome C7, Da-Ae, whole genome shotgun sequence genomic interval TAGCATCACTCACAACAAACCCCTTGAGAACCACCAAGTTATTCAGCCAGGACAACCTCTTAGGCATGCGGTCTATCATGTAGCAATCCGTGATGTCCAAGTAAGTCAGCGCCTTGAGCGAATCTATCTTCTCCGGAAGCTTCTCCAAGTTATAGCATGCTCTAAGGTCCAAGATGATCAGCTCGCGGAGCTTACAGACAGCGTCGTCAAGCCTTTCAATTCTCGAGATCCCTTGAAAACTCAAGAGTCTTAGTTTAGTCATATGCTTCAAGTGTCTCATGAGCTCTGGATTCTCTACCTCGATGTGTCGCTTAGCCGTTCTCTCCCACCTGCCCAAGTAAAACACTTTGAGGGACTTGAACACAGTTTTTGACATAGGACCAAACTTCTTCTTGGCTGATCGTTGGTCCTCAGAGAACCACTTGAACGCGAAATCGGGAAACCTCTCGGAGACATTGAACACTGTCTCGATGAGATTCACGTCTGGCATTTTTGTAGCTTTTGCTTCCTGTTGGCTTGATGACCCTTCCACAAGACAGACCTTGTTCAGGTCTGATTTGTGCATGCTTGGCTTCTTCCCTTTATGATAAATATCAAAGAGTTTTATCTCTGTTGAGATGAGAACCACTGAAGAATGCACAAAGGGGGTCATCTTGTAGCTGTTCGGCTCCTCTTTGCGTTTGTTTTCAACAGGCTCAATCAACCTTTTCTCCATGAACTCCTTGAGAATGTCTTTCACAGCATCTTCAGGTTTGACTTGATCAGGCAGAATTCCTTCCCCGATCCACCAGTACATCAGCATTGTTCTGTTCACCTCTTGATTCTCAGAGAAAACAGCAAAGCTCAGCAGACAGATCCTCTTGTGGTCAGTACTAAGGTTCTTGAATTTGTCTCTTACATCTCTGAAAACAGCGAGTCTTTTGAGATCTTCTTCATTGACGTGGATAGCAGGCAAGCATTCAATACCTTTGCCGTTGTTCTCTCCCTCGCCACCCTCGGAGTCCAACCCACCAGGCTTTCTGCGTTTGTTGGGCAACAAAGGGACCTGACACATCAAGTTAAAGATCTTCTTGTTGATATCCTCCAGATCTTTCTTCATACCCTTGGTCAACTTAGCCGTGGAGGATGTTTCCTTTTCCAGCAGATTTTTAAGCGGAGTGATATGTGTCCCGACCTCATCCGCAACTTCGCAGCGAAGGTCTTGCAGCT includes:
- the LOC106375381 gene encoding uncharacterized protein LOC106375381, whose translation is MASEEPSRQQTEKLPKDDPAPAIRDILEIVDNLHKKFVPPSQKEQDLTKSRSQGFNPTNPSQAPEKERLEKTKSLPVPSSTEQDDTERYIPKLRRNLRLLKEDVVKLQDLRCEVADEVGTHITPLKNLLEKETSSTAKLTKGMKKDLEDINKKIFNLMCQVPLLPNKRRKPGGLDSEGGEGENNGKGIECLPAIHVNEEDLKRLAVFRDVRDKFKNLSTDHKRICLLSFAVFSENQEVNRTMLMYWWIGEGILPDQVKPEDAVKDILKEFMEKRLIEPVENKRKEEPNSYKMTPFVHSSVVLISTEIKLFDIYHKGKKPSMHKSDLNKVCLVEGSSSQQEAKATKMPDVNLIETVFNVSERFPDFAFKWFSEDQRSAKKKFGPMSKTVFKSLKVFYLGRWERTAKRHIEVENPELMRHLKHMTKLRLLSFQGISRIERLDDAVCKLRELIILDLRACYNLEKLPEKIDSLKALTYLDITDCYMIDRMPKRLSWLNNLVVLKGFVVSDANDEEKVCTLAELVHLEKLRKLSITINKGDFSVNDLFLAVEEFKSLEKFKVAWGGINEHKKVEATGGVKEFLRTISNVTKGQAAEARKRRKVPEQLPKKLEKLDLQCFPDPVLPTWLQPHKLGGLKKLYIKGGTELTGFGKFETDESKKCEVKVLRLKFLPRFKVEWRELGELFPNLEFLDKYQSPQVSFCPCDGIGIWRKKPQVKATLN